A DNA window from Brassica napus cultivar Da-Ae chromosome C1, Da-Ae, whole genome shotgun sequence contains the following coding sequences:
- the LOC106416701 gene encoding protein SMAX1-LIKE 4 isoform X1 → MRTGAYTVHQTLTPEAASVLKQSLTLARRRGHSQVTPLHVASTLLTSTRSNLFRRACLKSHPLTSLGRQIAHPSLHCRALELCFNVSLNRLPTDPNPLFQTQPSLSNALVAALKRAQAHQRRGCVEQQQQQSQQNQPFLAVKIELEQLVVSILDDPSVSRVMREAGLSSVSVKSNIEDDSSVASPVFYGSSSSVGVFSSPCSPTSSDNNQGEGTLNPNPNKFWQSHHHSFHFPKGKNSTQDQDANPVIEVLIGKKNSKKRNTVIVGDSLSLTEGIVSKLMSRVERGEVPDDLKQTHFIKFQFSQVGLSYMKKEDIEGQVRELKRKIDSYTSWGGKGVIVCLGDLNWAVWSGPKSASSSHYSAADHLVEEIGRLVFECSNSGAKVWLLGTASYQTYMKCQMKQPPLDVQWALQAVSVPSGGLSLALHASSGNQVMEMKPFRVKEEEEEEDKLSFCGECACNYEKEAKAFILAQHKLLPPWLQPHGDANNINKKFQDELSGQRKKWNRFCQDLHHKKQSNSVLPDAFVDSRASSSVAKFRRQNSCTIEFSFGSNHQEGLKKNLTDELSLDGFKISNDEGVETKITLALGHSPFPSDVEKEEEETEREITMRQLSEKLHENIPWQRQVLPSVVEAMEESVKRRDVWMLLSGNDVTAKRRLALTIATSLFGSVENMLKINMRTSKAGEVCEELEKALKDREKVVVLIERVDLADARFEKLLVDRFEAGDLDVSQGKKRQMIFLLTREDEECVEKEHVVIPMMLKCKKSSSSLVNHKRKAESDATLTMIKTKSPRIQEEEDVSCNTSNIKNEFSRQLSLGSNILDLNLRVDAEEEEAKPVTPISSGFEERFQGSIKNRFDFTVLSNEDITDFFMAKIKDSFEEILGQQEERFGFTVDAELIEKFYKGCGVFANSLFEEWVKEVFQTGLVTVKNGGKEGISVINLCLGGIDMIDQGEKVYEEEGFMGTCLPSRIHVFFDG, encoded by the exons ATGCGTACAGGGGCTTATACCGTGCACCAGACGCTAACACCAGAGGCTGCTTCAGTTCTGAAGCAATCTCTAACCTTAGCAAGAAGAAGAGGCCATTCTCAGGTCACACCTCTTCACGTCGCTTCGACGCTTTTAACCTCCACAAGATCAAATCTTTTTCGAAGGGCATGTCTCAAATCTCATCCTCTCACATCCCTCGGTCGCCAAATAGCTCACCCTTCTCTCCATTGCCGAGCCCTCGAGCTCTGTTTCAACGTTTCCCTCAACAGGCTTCCCACCGATCCAAACCCTCTGTTTCAGACTCAGCCTTCTCTCTCCAACGCCTTGGTCGCAGCTCTGAAGAGAGCACAGGCTCACCAGAGGAGAGGGTGCGtggagcagcagcagcagcagagcCAGCAGAACCAACCGTTCTTGGCGGTTAAAATCGAGCTAGAGCAGCTCGTTGTCTCGATTCTTGATGATCCTAGTGTGAGCAGAGTGATGAGAGAAGCTGGACTCTCTAGTGTGTCCGTGAAGAGTAACATAGAGGATGACTCCTCTGTTGCTTCCCCTGTTTTCTACGGCTCTTCTTCCTCCGTTGGTGTATTCTCTTCTCCTTGCTCTCCTACTTCTAGTGATAACAATCAAGGAGAAGGGactttaaaccctaaccctaataaGTTCTGGCAGTCTCATCATCACTCCTTTCATTTCCCTAAAGGAAAGAACTCTACTCAAGATCAAGACGCAAACCCAGTCATCGAAGTGCTTATAGGGAAGAAGAACAGCAAGAAGAGGAACACAGTCATAGTTGGAGACTCTCTGTCTCTAACAGAAGGAATAGTTTCAAAACTCATGTCTAGAGTTGAGAGAGGAGAAGTTCCAGATGATTTAAAGCAAACCCACTTCATCAAGTTTCAGTTTTCTCAAGTTGGGTTGAGTTACATGAAGAAGGAGGATATAGAGGGACAAGTCAGAGAGCTGAAGAGGAAGATTGATTCTTACACTTCTTGGGGTGGCAAAGGTGTGATTGTTTGTCTTGGTGATCTGAACTGGGCGGTGTGGAGCGGTCCTAAGAGCGCGTCTTCATCGCATTACAGCGCGGCGGATCATCTAGTGGAGGAGATAGGGAGGTTGGTTTTTGAATGTAGCAACTCAGGAGCTAAAGTTTGGCTATTGGGGACAGCTTCTTACCAAACGTACATGAAGTGTCAGATGAAGCAGCCTCCACTTGATGTTCAATGGGCTCTTCAAGCTGTTTCAGTTCCTTCAGGAGGACTCTCACTAGCCCTCCATGCTTCCAG TGGTAACCAAGTAATGGAGATGAAGCCTTTCAgagttaaagaagaagaagaggaagaagataaaCTCAGTTTTTGCGGAGAATGTGCTTGTAACTATGAGAAAGAAGCAAAAGCTTTTATATTAGCTCAACATAAACTCTTACCACCGTGGCTGCAACCTCATGGTGATGCCAACAACATTAACAAAAAG TTTCAGGATGAACTGAGTGGACAGAGGAAGAAATGGAACCGGTTCTGTCAAGATCTTCACCACAAGAAACAGAGCAACTCTGTTTTACCGGATGCCTTTGTGGACTCACGTGCATCTAGTTCTGTGGCTAAGTTCAGACGACAAAACTCGTGTACTATCGAGTTTAGTTTCGGGAGTAATCATCAAGAAGGTCTAAAGAAGAATCTAACCGATGAACTGAGTTTGGATGGGTTCAAGATTAGCAATGATGAAGGTGTGGAGACCAAGATTACTCTTGCACTTGGCCATTCTCCGTTTCCATCTGAtgtagagaaagaagaagaagagacagagagagagattacAATGAGACAATTATCAGAGAAGCTTCACGAGAACATTCCATGGCAACGACAAGTTCTTCCTTCAGTGGTTGAAGCCATGGAAGAATCTGTAAAGAGGAGAGATGTTTGGATGCTTCTTTCAGGAAACGACGTGACTGCGAAAAGAAGATTGGCTCTTACAATCGCAACttctcttttcgggtcagtcgAAAACATGCTGAAGATTAATATGAGAACATCCAAGGCAGGTGAAGTGTGCGAGGAGCTGGAGAAGGCGTTGAAGGACAGAGAAAAGGTTGTTGTTTTGATAGAGAGAGTTGATTTAGCCGATGCCCGGTTCGAGAAGCTCCTCGTTGATCGATTCGAGGCTGGAGATTTGGATGTTTCTCAAGGAAAGAAGAGACAAATGATCTTCCTTTTGAcgagagaagatgaagaatgtGTAGAGAAGGAGCATGTTGTCATACCAATGATGTTGAAGTGTAAGAAATCAAGTTCTAGTTTGGTCAACCACAAGAGGAAAGCAGAATCTGATGCTACGCTGACGATGATTAAGACGAAGAGTCCAAGAATCCAAGAGGAGGAGGATGTGTCTTGCAACACAAGCAACATCAAGAATGAGTTCTCAAGGCAGTTGAGTTTGGGATCAAATATTCTAGACCTCAACTTAAGAGTTgatgctgaagaagaagaagctaaacCGGTCACTCCAATCTCAAGCGGGTTTGAAGAACGTTTTCAAGGCTCGATCAAGAACCGGTTTGATTTCACAGTTTTGTCGAACGAAGATATAACTGATTTTTTCATGGCGAAGATCAAAGATTCGTTCGAGGAGATTCTCGGGCAGCAGGAAGAGAGATTCGGGTTCACCGTCGATGCGGAGTTGATCGAGAAGTTCTACAAAGGGTGTGGGGTTTTTGCTAACAGTTTGTTCGAAGAGTGGGTGAAAGAGGTTTTTCAAACGGGCTTAGTAACGGTCAAAAACGGCGGGAAAGAGGGCATTAGTGTAATTAACCTATGTTTGGGAGGTATAGATATGATTGACCAAGGGGAGAAGGTATACGAGGAGGAAGGTTTCATGGGCACTTGTCTACCCAGTAGAATCCATGTTTTCTTTGATGGTTAG
- the LOC106416701 gene encoding protein SMAX1-LIKE 4 isoform X2, which yields MRTGAYTVHQTLTPEAASVLKQSLTLARRRGHSQVTPLHVASTLLTSTRSNLFRRACLKSHPLTSLGRQIAHPSLHCRALELCFNVSLNRLPTDPNPLFQTQPSLSNALVAALKRAQAHQRRGCVEQQQQQSQQNQPFLAVKIELEQLVVSILDDPSVSRVMREAGLSSVSVKSNIEDDSSVASPVFYGSSSSVGVFSSPCSPTSSDNNQGEGTLNPNPNKFWQSHHHSFHFPKGKNSTQDQDANPVIEVLIGKKNSKKRNTVIVGDSLSLTEGIVSKLMSRVERGEVPDDLKQTHFIKFQFSQVGLSYMKKEDIEGQVRELKRKIDSYTSWGGKGVIVCLGDLNWAVWSGPKSASSSHYSAADHLVEEIGRLVFECSNSGAKVWLLGTASYQTYMKCQMKQPPLDVQWALQAVSVPSGGLSLALHASSGNQVMEMKPFRVKEEEEEEDKLSFCGECACNYEKEAKAFILAQHKLLPPWLQPHGDANNINKKDELSGQRKKWNRFCQDLHHKKQSNSVLPDAFVDSRASSSVAKFRRQNSCTIEFSFGSNHQEGLKKNLTDELSLDGFKISNDEGVETKITLALGHSPFPSDVEKEEEETEREITMRQLSEKLHENIPWQRQVLPSVVEAMEESVKRRDVWMLLSGNDVTAKRRLALTIATSLFGSVENMLKINMRTSKAGEVCEELEKALKDREKVVVLIERVDLADARFEKLLVDRFEAGDLDVSQGKKRQMIFLLTREDEECVEKEHVVIPMMLKCKKSSSSLVNHKRKAESDATLTMIKTKSPRIQEEEDVSCNTSNIKNEFSRQLSLGSNILDLNLRVDAEEEEAKPVTPISSGFEERFQGSIKNRFDFTVLSNEDITDFFMAKIKDSFEEILGQQEERFGFTVDAELIEKFYKGCGVFANSLFEEWVKEVFQTGLVTVKNGGKEGISVINLCLGGIDMIDQGEKVYEEEGFMGTCLPSRIHVFFDG from the exons ATGCGTACAGGGGCTTATACCGTGCACCAGACGCTAACACCAGAGGCTGCTTCAGTTCTGAAGCAATCTCTAACCTTAGCAAGAAGAAGAGGCCATTCTCAGGTCACACCTCTTCACGTCGCTTCGACGCTTTTAACCTCCACAAGATCAAATCTTTTTCGAAGGGCATGTCTCAAATCTCATCCTCTCACATCCCTCGGTCGCCAAATAGCTCACCCTTCTCTCCATTGCCGAGCCCTCGAGCTCTGTTTCAACGTTTCCCTCAACAGGCTTCCCACCGATCCAAACCCTCTGTTTCAGACTCAGCCTTCTCTCTCCAACGCCTTGGTCGCAGCTCTGAAGAGAGCACAGGCTCACCAGAGGAGAGGGTGCGtggagcagcagcagcagcagagcCAGCAGAACCAACCGTTCTTGGCGGTTAAAATCGAGCTAGAGCAGCTCGTTGTCTCGATTCTTGATGATCCTAGTGTGAGCAGAGTGATGAGAGAAGCTGGACTCTCTAGTGTGTCCGTGAAGAGTAACATAGAGGATGACTCCTCTGTTGCTTCCCCTGTTTTCTACGGCTCTTCTTCCTCCGTTGGTGTATTCTCTTCTCCTTGCTCTCCTACTTCTAGTGATAACAATCAAGGAGAAGGGactttaaaccctaaccctaataaGTTCTGGCAGTCTCATCATCACTCCTTTCATTTCCCTAAAGGAAAGAACTCTACTCAAGATCAAGACGCAAACCCAGTCATCGAAGTGCTTATAGGGAAGAAGAACAGCAAGAAGAGGAACACAGTCATAGTTGGAGACTCTCTGTCTCTAACAGAAGGAATAGTTTCAAAACTCATGTCTAGAGTTGAGAGAGGAGAAGTTCCAGATGATTTAAAGCAAACCCACTTCATCAAGTTTCAGTTTTCTCAAGTTGGGTTGAGTTACATGAAGAAGGAGGATATAGAGGGACAAGTCAGAGAGCTGAAGAGGAAGATTGATTCTTACACTTCTTGGGGTGGCAAAGGTGTGATTGTTTGTCTTGGTGATCTGAACTGGGCGGTGTGGAGCGGTCCTAAGAGCGCGTCTTCATCGCATTACAGCGCGGCGGATCATCTAGTGGAGGAGATAGGGAGGTTGGTTTTTGAATGTAGCAACTCAGGAGCTAAAGTTTGGCTATTGGGGACAGCTTCTTACCAAACGTACATGAAGTGTCAGATGAAGCAGCCTCCACTTGATGTTCAATGGGCTCTTCAAGCTGTTTCAGTTCCTTCAGGAGGACTCTCACTAGCCCTCCATGCTTCCAG TGGTAACCAAGTAATGGAGATGAAGCCTTTCAgagttaaagaagaagaagaggaagaagataaaCTCAGTTTTTGCGGAGAATGTGCTTGTAACTATGAGAAAGAAGCAAAAGCTTTTATATTAGCTCAACATAAACTCTTACCACCGTGGCTGCAACCTCATGGTGATGCCAACAACATTAACAAAAAG GATGAACTGAGTGGACAGAGGAAGAAATGGAACCGGTTCTGTCAAGATCTTCACCACAAGAAACAGAGCAACTCTGTTTTACCGGATGCCTTTGTGGACTCACGTGCATCTAGTTCTGTGGCTAAGTTCAGACGACAAAACTCGTGTACTATCGAGTTTAGTTTCGGGAGTAATCATCAAGAAGGTCTAAAGAAGAATCTAACCGATGAACTGAGTTTGGATGGGTTCAAGATTAGCAATGATGAAGGTGTGGAGACCAAGATTACTCTTGCACTTGGCCATTCTCCGTTTCCATCTGAtgtagagaaagaagaagaagagacagagagagagattacAATGAGACAATTATCAGAGAAGCTTCACGAGAACATTCCATGGCAACGACAAGTTCTTCCTTCAGTGGTTGAAGCCATGGAAGAATCTGTAAAGAGGAGAGATGTTTGGATGCTTCTTTCAGGAAACGACGTGACTGCGAAAAGAAGATTGGCTCTTACAATCGCAACttctcttttcgggtcagtcgAAAACATGCTGAAGATTAATATGAGAACATCCAAGGCAGGTGAAGTGTGCGAGGAGCTGGAGAAGGCGTTGAAGGACAGAGAAAAGGTTGTTGTTTTGATAGAGAGAGTTGATTTAGCCGATGCCCGGTTCGAGAAGCTCCTCGTTGATCGATTCGAGGCTGGAGATTTGGATGTTTCTCAAGGAAAGAAGAGACAAATGATCTTCCTTTTGAcgagagaagatgaagaatgtGTAGAGAAGGAGCATGTTGTCATACCAATGATGTTGAAGTGTAAGAAATCAAGTTCTAGTTTGGTCAACCACAAGAGGAAAGCAGAATCTGATGCTACGCTGACGATGATTAAGACGAAGAGTCCAAGAATCCAAGAGGAGGAGGATGTGTCTTGCAACACAAGCAACATCAAGAATGAGTTCTCAAGGCAGTTGAGTTTGGGATCAAATATTCTAGACCTCAACTTAAGAGTTgatgctgaagaagaagaagctaaacCGGTCACTCCAATCTCAAGCGGGTTTGAAGAACGTTTTCAAGGCTCGATCAAGAACCGGTTTGATTTCACAGTTTTGTCGAACGAAGATATAACTGATTTTTTCATGGCGAAGATCAAAGATTCGTTCGAGGAGATTCTCGGGCAGCAGGAAGAGAGATTCGGGTTCACCGTCGATGCGGAGTTGATCGAGAAGTTCTACAAAGGGTGTGGGGTTTTTGCTAACAGTTTGTTCGAAGAGTGGGTGAAAGAGGTTTTTCAAACGGGCTTAGTAACGGTCAAAAACGGCGGGAAAGAGGGCATTAGTGTAATTAACCTATGTTTGGGAGGTATAGATATGATTGACCAAGGGGAGAAGGTATACGAGGAGGAAGGTTTCATGGGCACTTGTCTACCCAGTAGAATCCATGTTTTCTTTGATGGTTAG
- the LOC106416994 gene encoding probable calcium-transporting ATPase 8, plasma membrane-type, with protein sequence MEYAMAYGMPKTDDWGHTGCHTQVLPSKSHVKLHHVLNDARAFSDVRKAIHYLQTQPILAQIGIFKPEFGRIGNGVYRGPTSVHSVFSAWHQVSIRFITVENGELIAHCRNSHGEERGLLGYFKASLDIMLLELCTSGVPSYTVPTRLFKMFFCGEVRSEYERKVEEHFIEGGHQVGISDYISFLIFEGICHNTSGSVIQLEDGENVIIGSPTNRALLKWALKRDMSFTSIKSESMFIKRSGMDSSMECLGTAVECKNTSRPGVRIHWKGDANKILEQCTQVYNKSSLPMSETEREAFKAVIDNMVAQELRCVALAFTTIANEDVPSQKEIKNWILPKGGLVLLGIFGIKNPCRPVEDDEMQALATFEEENKIEARGVRIVR encoded by the exons ATGGAATATGCCATGGCTTATGGTATGCCAAAAACTGATGACTGGGGTCATACTGGATGCCATACTCAGGTGCTTCCCTCCAAGAGTCATGTTAAACTGCATCACGTCTTAAATGACGCCAGAGCATTCTCAGATGTCCGTAAAGCAATTCACTACCTTCAGACCCAACCAATACTTGCTCAAATTGGTATCTTTAAGCCCGAGTTTGGAAGGATTGGAAAT GGAGTTTACCGCGGACCTACCTCTGTTCATTCTGTTTTCTCTGCATGGCATCAAGTTTCAATACGGTTTATAACCGTGGAGAATGGAGAGTTGATTGCACACTGCAGGAATAGCCATGGTGAAGAAAGGGGATTACTGGGATATTTCAAGGCATCTTTAGATATTATGCTACTTGAACTATGTACATCTGGAGTGCCATCATATACTGTTCCAACTAGACTCTTCAAAATGTTTTTCTGTGGAGAAGTCCGGAGCGAATACGAG aggaAGGTTGAAGAACATTTTATTGAGGGTGGTCATCAAGTCGGTATCTCAGATTATATctcatttttgatttttgaaggAATTTGTCACAATACGTCTGGCAGTGTGATTCAGCTTGAG GATGGTGAGAATGTAATCATTGGAAGTCCAACAAACCGAGCTTTACTTAAATGGGCCTTAAAG AGAGACATGAGCTTCACTTCTATCAAGTCCGAGTCCATGTTTATTAAACGTTCTGGAATGGATTCGTCCATGGAATGCCTAGGCACAGCAGTTGAATGT AAAAATACAAGTAGGCCTGGTGTTCGGATTCACTGGAAAGGCGACGCTAACAAAATCCTAGAACAGTGTACACAAGTTTATAACAAAAGTTCCTTACCGATGAGTGAAACCGAG AGGGAAGCATTCAAAGCTGTTATCGACAATATGGTTGCACAAGAACTAAGATGCGTTGCTCTTGCATTCACAACCATTGCAAACGAAGATGTTCCATctcaaaaggaaataaaaaattggaTATTACCAAAAGGAGGACTTGTTCTGCTTGGTATCTTTGGTATTAAG AATCCATGTCGCCCAGTTGAGGATGATGAGATGCAG GCTTTAGCAACTTTCGAGGAAGAGAACAAGATAGAGGCCAGAGGAGTAAGGATAGTTCGTTAA
- the LOC106418341 gene encoding UPF0725 protein At5g63820: MEDIELLRLEKRRRKAKLKFFGLDVPNHPDFNQEGLADGFDVNNSCYPSMLVKSTWGDDYDIALYGRLGLHCHNFHKGTNFKFGRWEKYSVISTAYDYVYVTLDAKDPVSGSVFSFQTLLNEDSSPDRPVMWTTLACRIKCENAADARWDDKAVDDFYKDAIPKWSSDEELARGKKNYYVVQESELQENDWLYLFTEIAFYSKTNNVLTAPPPLEIEKVVVVTKEDTEEGHEKLKAHNAIFYVSYKYNGESSEWAGDHNAVIRKTMDGKPGHMYIEVAATAD; the protein is encoded by the exons ATGGAGGATATTGAGTTATTGCGATTGGAAAAAAGAAGGCGGAAGGCTAAGCTAAAGTTCTTCGGTTTGGATGTTCCGAACCATCCCGATTTCAATCAAGAAGGGCTGGCCGAT GGTTTTGATGTGAATAACAGTTGTTATCCGTCTATGCTAGTTAAGTCTACTTGGGGCGATGATTATGATATCGCTCTTTATGGTAGGCTTGGACTTCACTGCCACAATTTTCACAAG GGAACAAACTTCAAGTTTGGGCGCTGGGAAAAGTATAGTGTTATCTCTACTGCATACGACTACGTCTATGTAACTTTGGACGCCAAGGATCCTGTCTCTGGCTCGGTCTTCTCTTTTCAGACCTTGTTAAACGAAGATTCTTCTCCAGACCGTCCCGTTATGTGGACTACCTTAGCCTGCAGAATCAAAT GTGAAAATGCTGCGGATGCACGTTGGGACGATAAGGCAGTAGATGATTTCTACAAAGATGCAATACCCAAATGGTCGTCTGATGAAGAATTGGCTCGTGGCAAGAAAAACTATTATGTG GTGCAAGAATCAGAGTTGCAGGAGAATGATTGGCTGTATCTATTCACCGAAATTGCGTTCTACTCAAAAACAAATAAT GTGTTGACTGCTCCCCCACCCTTGGAGATTGAGAAGGTGGTTGTAGTAACTAAAGAAGACACAGAAGAAGGCCATGAGAAGCTGAAAGCCCATAATGCAATCTTCTACGTAAGTTACAAGTATAATGGTGAATCTTCAGAATGGGCGGGTGATCACAACGCGGTAATAAGGAAAACCATGGATGGGAAGCCAGGACATATGTATATTGAAGTTGCAGCAACAGCAGAttaa
- the LOC111202088 gene encoding UPF0725 protein At4g29550, with protein sequence MGDSSPEEYDPDYARFAAEIRALLKENGEDKKPFSSSYDPADGGWSTYVTDANAFFAGRRIKPQAWRVHYDRGLCARLALYCYNLQNGTAYDFQVIIQIHEQNRLSFTKSFITFDAVNPSDPTSPLTFETCVKHVDDQVTFVPKLWWETHICRVEGSDEADYEWDEGAVNDYYKDEMPEWLSDDRQQRCYVVEQSELHDKKNGWLPLLTEFAFFTKWNGPLSPGEIEDCRPLITQHVVVETHGEGEKEPRDKLIAANAIFYITFDCVEDPTKGRYRAVVRKTMDGKPGHMRLEVTCSRV encoded by the exons ATGGGGGATTCGTCGCCAGAAGAATATGATCCTGATTATGCCCGATTCGCAGCGGAG ATCCGAGCGCTATTGAAGGAGAACGGAGAAGATAAAAAACCGTTCTCCTCCTCCTATGATCCGGCTGATGGAGGGTGGTCCACATACGTTACAGATGCCAAC GCTTTCTTTGCTGGTAGAAGGATAAAACCTCAAGCATGGCGTGTTCATTATGACAGAGGCCTCTGCGCTAGACTTGCACTTTACTGTTACAATCTTCAGAATGGCACAGCTTACGATTTTCAGGTTATCATTCAGATACATGAGCAGAATCGCCTTTCCTTCACCAAGTCTTTCATAACATTTGACGCCGTTAATCCATCCGACCCTACTTCTCCCCTCACTTTCGAGACTTGCGTTAAGCATGTCGATGATCAAGTCACATTCGTCCCCAAATTGTGGTGGGAGACGCACATTTGCAGGGtggaag GTAGCGACGAGGCTGATTATGAGTGGGACGAGGGAGCAGTTAATGATTATTACAAAGATGAAATGCCTGAATGGCTCTCTGATGACCGTCAGCAACGATGCTATGTG GTTGAACAATCAGAGCTTCATGACAAGAAAAACGGGTGGCTGCCTCTCTTAACTGAGTTTGCCTTCTTCACGAAATGGAATGGACCTCTCAGTCCGGGAGAGATTGAGGATTGCCGACCTTTGATTACTCAACATGTGGTTGTGGAAACTCATGGAGAAGGTGAGAAAGAGCCGCGTGATAAGCTCATTGCGGCCAATGCAATCTTCTACATAACTTTTGATTGCGTGGAGGATCCAACGAAAGGTCGTTACAGGGCGGTTGTACGGAAGACGATGGATGGTAAACCTGGGCACATGCGCCTCGAGGTTACGTGTTCGAGAGTCTAA
- the LOC106418211 gene encoding uncharacterized protein LOC106418211 isoform X2 translates to MADSHLHPALTRHRHTVPTISDDFYNYMKLIKKTEPEIMSKLLPILRTIPDSVSFNCRFEGTRESWKNSMLFCSMMKIMKQFGLS, encoded by the exons ATGGCTGATTCTCATTTACACCCAGCGTTAACACGG CACCGCCACACTGTACCAACCATCTCCGATGATTTCTACAACTATATGAAGCTGATAAAGAAAACTGAGCCTGAAATCATGTCTAAACTTTTGCCTATTCTACGCACAATACCAGACTCCG TGAGTTTCAATTGCAGATTCGAAGGGACGAGAGAAAGTTGGAAGAACAGTATGCTGTTTTGCAGTATGATGAAGATCATG AAACAGTTTGGGCTGTCATAG
- the LOC106418211 gene encoding uncharacterized protein LOC106418211 isoform X1, which produces MADSHLHPALTRHRHTVPTISDDFYNYMKLIKKTEPEIMSKLLPILRTIPDSGIQLVNTKTTELFCTLIVSFNCRFEGTRESWKNSMLFCSMMKIMKQFGLS; this is translated from the exons ATGGCTGATTCTCATTTACACCCAGCGTTAACACGG CACCGCCACACTGTACCAACCATCTCCGATGATTTCTACAACTATATGAAGCTGATAAAGAAAACTGAGCCTGAAATCATGTCTAAACTTTTGCCTATTCTACGCACAATACCAGACTCCGGTATCCAACTCGTTAATACCAAGACTACAGAGTTGTTTTGCACACTAATAGTGAGTTTCAATTGCAGATTCGAAGGGACGAGAGAAAGTTGGAAGAACAGTATGCTGTTTTGCAGTATGATGAAGATCATG AAACAGTTTGGGCTGTCATAG
- the LOC106418212 gene encoding UPF0725 protein At4g29550-like, whose translation MYYDPEYARIAAEELGEDEQNSFSDDDPADRGWSTYVTDANAFFAGRRIKPKAWRFYYDRGLCARLALYCYNLQKGTACDFRFISQLHEQTHLYFTKSFVTFEAVNPADRSPLTFETCVKHNDDQVTHVPNLWWETHICRVEGSEEADYEWNDGAVHDYYKGEMPKWLSDDRQQRCYVVEQSELHDEKNGWLPLLTEFAFFTKWNGPLSPGEIEDCRPLITQHVVVETLDEKEPSDKLNAANAVFYISFECVEDPTIGRYRAVIRKTMDGKPGHMSLEVTCWRFATSTLR comes from the exons ATGTACTATGATCCTGAGTATGCCCGAATCGCAGCGGAG GAGCTCGGAGAAGATGAACAAAATTCCTTCTCCGATGATGATCCAGCTGACCGAGGGTGGTCCACATACGTTACAGATGCCAAC GCTTTTTTTGCAGGTAGGAGGATAAAACCTAAAGCATGGCGGTTTTATTATGACAGAGGCCTCTGCGCTAGACTTGCACTCTACTGTTACAATCTTCAGAAG GGCACAGCTTGCGATTTTCGGTTTATCAGTCAGTTACATGAGCAGACTCACCTTTACTTCACCAAGTCTTTCGTAACATTTGAGGCCGTTAATCCAGCCGACCGTTCTCCACTGACTTTCGAGACTTGTGTTAAGCATAACGATGATCAAGTTACACACGTCCCAAATTTGTGGTGGGAGACGCACATTTGCAGGGTGGAAG GTAGCGAAGAGGCTGATTATGAGTGGAACGATGGAGCAGTACATGATTATTACAAAGGTGAAATGCCTAAATGGCTGTCTGATGACCGTCAGCAACGATGCTATGTG GTTGAACAATCAGAGCTTCATGACGAGAAAAACGGGTGGCTGCCTCTCTTAACCGAGTTTGCCTTCTTCACGAAATGGAATGGACCGCTCAGTCCGGGAGAGATTGAAGATTGCCGACCCTTGATTACTCAACATGTGGTTGTGGAAACCCTTGATGAGAAAGAGCCGAGTGATAAGCTCAATGCGGCCAATGCAGTCTTCTATATATCTTTTGAGTGCGTGGAGGATCCAACAATAGGTCGTTACAGGGCGGTCATACGGAAGACGATGGATGGGAAACCGGGGCACATGAGCCTCGAGGTTACGTGTTGGAGGTTTGCAACAAGTACGCTACGGTAA